In one Chryseobacterium camelliae genomic region, the following are encoded:
- a CDS encoding choice-of-anchor L domain-containing protein: protein MLKYRLNNYFRFSFLLLFLISSFSFAQNEKKKRLESAKNKIPSSSAKAGDLIDVNVTPYPASNYTPTQLVTDILVGSSTSCGTPNISNVTISPVQPVTDTERFWGYFNKATSNFPFKEGIVLTTGTARLAGNTPQGQLGVNLTTGSDPDLEAALAGSTLDLEDAVILEFDFVPSSTEMKFNYIFASEEYDGGYPCSGYEDAFALLLKPNTPGGTYTNLAVLPGGAGLVTATNIVPASFSCGPINAQYYETSSPSNQTNLYGRTVPLTAIATVVPGQSYHIKMVMADDNDGTHDSAVFLEAGSFDIGISIVDSAGNPLPETINMCDNTPQVLKAQVVANPGMTFQWYKNNVAIAGATSITYTATSPGVYTVKVVVPGSNCPAEATITIIGGTSPAAQNATLKLCTTPSISTFNLNDAKPQISTTAGAVFRFYVNQADAVAQNANYIPDANLASYNGTDGQVLYVVVSNGAFCSKMVTLTLRKEATPVAQLVASDTKICVGETVMLTASNGVTYQWVSGLTGTAPVQLVSPKQTTTYSVYAIGAQGCKSLQPATVTIEVVPAIVSNLSGGMICEGDQITLDAGAGPNYTYLWNTGATTQTISVGTPGTYSVTIDNGVCTSTYKTEVIKAIIPEIIKVDYNESGVLVVMASNPSNGPLEYSADNGVTWQNSNIFTNIPKNTVVSIRVRVKKTSCVGVLEYFTFIMKNVITPNGDNVNDMIDFRGISKYNSFKAVISDRYGREVYKAEKVRPYWDGLFQGKKLPTGSYWYQVTFEDPATKQIVVKTGWILLKNIE, encoded by the coding sequence ATGTTAAAATATCGATTAAACAATTACTTTAGATTTAGTTTTTTATTGTTATTCTTAATCAGTTCTTTTTCATTTGCACAAAATGAAAAGAAAAAAAGACTGGAATCAGCAAAGAATAAAATTCCTTCTTCTTCAGCCAAAGCCGGTGATCTGATAGATGTAAATGTTACTCCTTACCCGGCATCTAATTATACTCCGACCCAGTTGGTTACTGATATATTGGTGGGAAGTTCGACTTCATGTGGAACGCCAAACATCTCCAATGTTACAATTTCACCCGTTCAGCCTGTAACCGATACTGAGAGATTTTGGGGGTATTTTAATAAAGCTACCTCAAATTTTCCTTTTAAAGAAGGTATTGTACTGACAACAGGAACAGCACGTTTGGCAGGAAATACTCCTCAAGGACAGCTCGGAGTAAATCTTACCACAGGTTCGGATCCGGATTTGGAAGCTGCTTTAGCGGGTAGTACCCTTGATTTAGAAGATGCTGTTATTTTAGAATTTGATTTTGTGCCGTCCAGTACGGAAATGAAATTTAATTATATTTTTGCTTCGGAAGAGTATGATGGAGGATATCCTTGTTCAGGCTATGAAGATGCATTTGCTCTTCTTCTGAAGCCTAATACACCAGGAGGAACATATACCAATCTGGCTGTATTACCTGGAGGTGCGGGTCTTGTTACCGCTACGAACATTGTGCCTGCCAGTTTTTCTTGCGGTCCAATTAATGCACAATACTACGAGACATCATCACCCTCTAACCAGACAAACCTTTACGGAAGAACAGTCCCTTTAACGGCAATAGCAACTGTAGTGCCGGGACAGTCTTATCATATCAAGATGGTAATGGCCGATGATAATGATGGTACTCATGATTCAGCTGTTTTCTTAGAGGCTGGATCATTCGATATTGGAATTAGTATTGTTGACAGTGCAGGAAATCCGTTGCCGGAAACAATAAATATGTGTGATAATACGCCACAGGTTTTGAAAGCTCAAGTGGTTGCAAATCCGGGAATGACATTTCAGTGGTATAAAAATAATGTAGCTATTGCTGGGGCAACCAGTATAACATATACAGCTACTTCACCAGGTGTTTATACGGTCAAAGTTGTTGTTCCGGGTAGTAATTGTCCTGCAGAAGCAACAATCACTATTATAGGAGGTACAAGTCCTGCAGCCCAGAACGCTACTTTAAAACTTTGTACAACACCAAGTATCAGCACTTTTAATTTAAATGATGCTAAACCTCAGATCAGTACAACAGCAGGAGCTGTTTTCCGTTTTTATGTAAATCAGGCGGATGCAGTGGCACAAAATGCTAATTATATTCCTGATGCAAACTTGGCGAGCTACAACGGTACGGATGGACAAGTCTTATATGTTGTCGTGTCAAACGGAGCTTTCTGTAGTAAAATGGTTACCTTGACCTTGAGAAAAGAAGCGACTCCTGTTGCGCAATTAGTTGCTTCAGATACAAAAATATGTGTAGGAGAAACGGTGATGTTAACAGCTTCTAACGGAGTTACTTACCAGTGGGTGAGTGGTTTAACCGGAACAGCACCGGTGCAATTGGTTTCTCCAAAACAAACTACAACCTATTCTGTATACGCAATTGGAGCACAAGGATGTAAATCTTTACAACCGGCTACTGTTACGATAGAAGTAGTTCCGGCTATTGTTTCCAATTTATCCGGAGGGATGATCTGTGAAGGAGATCAGATTACATTGGATGCCGGTGCAGGTCCCAACTATACTTATCTTTGGAATACAGGTGCTACAACACAAACTATTTCGGTAGGAACACCGGGAACTTACTCGGTGACCATAGATAATGGTGTTTGTACAAGTACATACAAGACCGAAGTTATCAAAGCAATAATTCCGGAAATCATTAAAGTAGATTATAATGAAAGCGGTGTTTTAGTGGTTATGGCAAGCAATCCAAGTAATGGACCATTGGAGTATTCTGCGGACAACGGAGTGACTTGGCAAAACTCTAATATATTTACAAACATCCCTAAAAATACAGTTGTATCTATTCGAGTAAGAGTTAAAAAAACAAGTTGTGTCGGAGTTTTAGAATATTTTACATTCATCATGAAAAATGTAATTACTCCAAACGGGGATAATGTGAATGATATGATAGACTTTAGAGGAATTAGTAAATACAATAGCTTTAAAGCCGTAATTTCAGACAGATACGGAAGAGAAGTTTATAAAGCTGAAAAAGTACGCCCATATTGGGATGGTTTATTCCAAGGTAAGAAACTTCCTACAGGGTCTTACTGGTATCAGGTAACTTTCGAAGATCCGGCAACCAAACAGATTGTTGTAAAAACGGGTTGGATTCTATTGAAAAATATTGAATAA
- a CDS encoding acyl-CoA dehydrogenase: MDFNLSEEQLMIQQAARDFAQNELLPGVIERDRDQKFPAEQVKKMGEMGLLGMMVDPKYGGAGMDSVSYVLAMEEIAKIDASAAVVMSVNNSLVCAGLEKFASEEQKVKYLTPLASGQVIGAFALSEPEAGSDATSQKTTAEDKGDYYLLNGIKNWITNGGTASYYIVIAQTDPEKKHKGINAFIVEKGWEGFEIGTKEDKLGIRGSDTHSLIFNNVKVPKENRIGEDGFGFNFAMAVLNGGRIGIASQALGIASGAYELALKYAKTRKAFKTEIINHQAIAFKLADMATQITAARMLCFKAACEKDAGKDISESGAMAKLYASQVAMDTTIEAVQIHGGYGYVKEYHVERLMRDAKITQIYEGTSEIQKIVISRSIAK; encoded by the coding sequence ATGGACTTTAATTTATCAGAAGAACAGCTGATGATTCAGCAGGCAGCAAGAGATTTTGCTCAAAACGAACTATTACCGGGAGTAATCGAAAGAGACCGCGATCAGAAGTTTCCTGCAGAACAGGTAAAGAAAATGGGAGAAATGGGGCTTTTGGGTATGATGGTAGATCCTAAATACGGAGGTGCAGGAATGGACAGCGTTTCTTACGTTTTGGCAATGGAAGAGATCGCGAAAATTGATGCTTCTGCAGCTGTTGTAATGTCTGTAAATAACTCATTGGTTTGTGCAGGACTTGAAAAATTCGCTTCTGAAGAGCAAAAAGTAAAATACCTTACTCCTCTTGCAAGCGGACAGGTAATTGGAGCTTTTGCTTTGTCTGAGCCTGAAGCAGGTTCTGATGCTACTTCTCAGAAAACAACTGCAGAAGATAAAGGAGATTACTATTTATTAAACGGGATCAAAAACTGGATTACCAACGGAGGTACTGCTTCTTACTATATCGTAATCGCACAAACTGATCCTGAGAAAAAACATAAAGGAATCAATGCTTTCATCGTTGAAAAAGGATGGGAAGGTTTCGAAATCGGAACTAAAGAAGATAAATTGGGAATCAGAGGAAGTGATACACATTCTTTGATCTTCAACAATGTAAAAGTACCAAAAGAAAACAGAATCGGTGAAGACGGTTTCGGATTCAATTTTGCAATGGCTGTTTTGAACGGTGGTAGAATCGGTATTGCTTCTCAGGCTTTAGGTATCGCTTCAGGAGCTTACGAACTGGCTTTGAAATATGCTAAGACAAGAAAAGCTTTCAAAACTGAAATCATCAACCACCAGGCAATTGCTTTCAAATTGGCTGATATGGCAACTCAAATCACCGCGGCAAGAATGCTTTGCTTCAAGGCTGCTTGTGAGAAAGATGCCGGTAAAGATATCTCTGAAAGCGGAGCAATGGCAAAATTGTATGCGTCTCAGGTAGCAATGGATACTACTATTGAAGCGGTACAAATTCACGGTGGATACGGATATGTGAAAGAATATCACGTAGAAAGATTAATGAGAGATGCGAAAATCACTCAGATCTATGAAGGAACTTCTGAAATCCAGAAGATCGTTATTTCAAGAAGCATTGCAAAGTAA
- a CDS encoding CPBP family intramembrane glutamic endopeptidase, with protein MEVSKYPKYTFTWLGGLVLLGGYIVGSIIVGLVSVLWTVVYGGSIQNEGWFMMIGNAVVFVPIIAAFDFFIVRPTTRKKLSFNFSPTNFYTYLLIFPMMIGMMFIGEFITAQIPTTGPFFGEYYAFFERLMGQLTNDPVVMLITAVVMAPIFEEIIFRGIIQKGLINKGVEPWKAILFASIVFGLVHANPWQFVGAVLLGCVLGLVYHKTHSLLLPMLLHAFNNLCSSILIFYTKSESFADAFKVSEWVILAIGMILLSLFYYLFTKKNKVHYSEM; from the coding sequence ATGGAAGTTAGCAAATATCCGAAATATACATTCACATGGTTGGGTGGGCTTGTTTTGTTGGGAGGTTATATTGTTGGAAGTATTATTGTCGGGCTCGTAAGTGTGCTTTGGACGGTTGTTTACGGTGGAAGTATTCAGAATGAAGGTTGGTTTATGATGATAGGTAATGCAGTGGTTTTTGTTCCGATCATTGCGGCTTTTGATTTTTTTATTGTGAGACCTACGACTCGGAAAAAGCTGAGTTTTAATTTTTCACCCACTAATTTCTACACTTATCTTCTAATCTTTCCTATGATGATCGGGATGATGTTTATAGGGGAATTTATCACGGCTCAGATTCCGACGACAGGACCTTTTTTCGGAGAATATTATGCTTTTTTTGAACGGTTAATGGGGCAGCTTACGAATGATCCTGTTGTGATGCTGATCACAGCGGTGGTGATGGCACCTATTTTTGAAGAAATTATTTTCAGGGGAATTATTCAGAAAGGTCTCATCAATAAAGGTGTTGAGCCATGGAAAGCCATTCTTTTTGCATCCATCGTTTTTGGATTGGTTCATGCGAATCCGTGGCAGTTTGTAGGAGCGGTTTTATTGGGCTGTGTTTTGGGCTTGGTGTATCATAAAACACATTCTCTACTGCTTCCGATGCTTTTACATGCCTTTAATAACTTATGCTCTTCAATTTTAATATTTTATACTAAAAGCGAAAGTTTTGCGGATGCTTTTAAAGTTTCCGAGTGGGTGATACTAGCCATTGGAATGATCCTTTTATCACTCTTTTATTACCTTTTTACGAAAAAAAATAAGGTGCATTATTCTGAAATGTAA
- a CDS encoding peptide chain release factor 3, with amino-acid sequence MSDLIKEIEKRKTFGIISHPDAGKTTLTEKLLLFGGAIQEAGAVKSNKIKKGATSDFMEIERQRGISVATSVLAFEYRDHKINILDTPGHKDFAEDTYRTLTAVDSVIVVIDVAKGVEEQTEKLVQVCRMRNIPMLVFINKLDREGKDAFDLLDEVEQKLGLTVCPLSLPIGMGSDFQGIYNIWENNIQLFLEEKKQKVGDSIKFDDINDTSIDEVIGEKAAATLREELDLIQSVYPEFNRDDYMKGDLQPVFFGSALNNFGVRELLDAFIDIAPMPQPKESDTRLVKPEESTFTGFVFKIHANMDPKHRDRLAFVKIVSGTFKRNENYLLVREGKKMKFSSPNAFFADKKEVVDESFPGDIVGLHDTGSFRIGDTLTGGEKLSFKGIPSFSPEHFRYINNNDPLKAKQLAKGIDQLMDEGVAQLFTLEMNNRKIIGTVGALQYEVIQYRLEHEYGAKCTYEPLSMHKACWVEADEKSDEFKEFARLKQRFLARDKYNQLVFLADSSFTIHMTQEKFPNVKLHFISEFQNS; translated from the coding sequence ATGTCAGACTTAATCAAAGAAATAGAAAAAAGAAAAACCTTCGGGATTATCTCTCACCCCGATGCCGGAAAAACCACTCTTACAGAAAAGTTACTGCTTTTCGGAGGGGCGATTCAGGAAGCGGGCGCGGTAAAATCCAATAAAATAAAAAAAGGAGCGACCTCCGATTTCATGGAAATTGAAAGACAGAGAGGGATCTCCGTAGCAACTTCCGTACTGGCTTTTGAATACAGAGATCACAAAATCAATATCCTGGATACTCCGGGTCACAAGGATTTCGCAGAAGATACGTACAGAACTTTAACTGCCGTAGATTCTGTAATCGTTGTTATCGACGTTGCAAAAGGGGTTGAGGAACAGACCGAAAAACTGGTTCAGGTGTGCAGAATGAGAAACATCCCGATGTTGGTTTTCATTAATAAGCTTGACCGTGAAGGTAAAGACGCTTTCGATCTATTGGATGAAGTTGAACAGAAATTAGGATTAACGGTTTGTCCGCTTTCTTTGCCCATAGGTATGGGAAGTGATTTCCAGGGAATTTATAATATCTGGGAAAACAACATTCAGTTGTTCTTAGAAGAAAAAAAACAGAAAGTTGGAGATTCTATTAAGTTTGATGATATCAATGACACGTCAATTGATGAAGTAATCGGTGAAAAAGCGGCAGCAACATTAAGAGAGGAGCTTGATTTAATTCAGTCTGTTTATCCGGAATTTAATCGTGACGATTATATGAAAGGTGATCTGCAACCGGTTTTCTTTGGTTCTGCCTTGAATAATTTTGGAGTTCGTGAATTATTGGATGCTTTCATCGATATTGCGCCTATGCCACAACCGAAAGAAAGTGACACCCGTCTGGTAAAACCTGAAGAAAGCACTTTTACAGGATTTGTTTTCAAAATCCACGCGAATATGGATCCGAAACACAGAGACAGACTGGCTTTCGTGAAAATTGTTTCGGGAACATTCAAAAGAAATGAAAATTACTTATTGGTAAGAGAAGGCAAGAAAATGAAATTCTCTTCACCCAACGCATTCTTCGCCGATAAAAAAGAAGTGGTAGACGAAAGTTTCCCGGGAGATATTGTCGGACTTCATGATACGGGAAGTTTCAGAATTGGTGATACATTGACAGGCGGTGAGAAATTGAGTTTCAAAGGAATTCCAAGCTTCTCTCCTGAGCATTTCAGATATATTAATAATAACGATCCGTTGAAGGCTAAGCAATTGGCAAAAGGTATCGATCAGTTGATGGATGAGGGTGTTGCACAGTTATTTACGCTTGAAATGAACAACAGAAAGATCATCGGAACGGTTGGTGCGCTTCAGTATGAAGTTATTCAGTACCGTTTGGAGCATGAATATGGTGCAAAATGTACTTACGAACCTCTTTCGATGCACAAAGCTTGTTGGGTAGAAGCGGATGAAAAATCAGACGAATTCAAAGAGTTTGCAAGACTGAAACAGAGATTCTTGGCAAGAGATAAGTACAATCAATTGGTTTTCTTGGCAGATTCTTCTTTCACGATTCACATGACACAGGAAAAATTCCCGAATGTGAAGCTGCATTTTATCAGTGAGTTTCAGAACTCTTAG
- the rdgB gene encoding RdgB/HAM1 family non-canonical purine NTP pyrophosphatase has protein sequence MKMELLVATHNLHKKEEIQQILGNDFTVKSLTDYNIHDEIIEDGDSFNANALIKAKYCFEKTGIPSLGDDSGLVVESLDGRPGIFSARYAGDHDFAKNIEKVLSEMEGVENRKAYFITVLCYYDENGAQYFDGRVHGNLLMENKGYKGFGYDPVFVPEGYEMTFAEMEPEAKNKISHRKQALDLFLDFLKVKE, from the coding sequence ATAAAAATGGAATTATTAGTAGCGACACACAACCTACATAAAAAAGAAGAAATCCAGCAGATTTTAGGAAATGATTTTACGGTAAAAAGTCTTACAGATTATAATATTCACGACGAAATTATTGAAGATGGAGACTCTTTCAACGCGAATGCTTTGATTAAAGCTAAATATTGTTTCGAAAAAACAGGAATTCCTAGCCTGGGTGACGACAGTGGTTTGGTGGTCGAGTCTTTAGATGGAAGACCAGGGATTTTTTCCGCACGTTACGCAGGAGATCATGATTTCGCTAAAAATATTGAAAAAGTATTAAGCGAAATGGAAGGAGTTGAAAACAGAAAAGCTTATTTCATCACCGTGTTATGTTATTATGATGAAAATGGAGCCCAATATTTTGATGGAAGAGTTCATGGAAATCTTTTGATGGAAAATAAAGGCTATAAAGGTTTCGGATATGATCCTGTTTTTGTACCTGAAGGATATGAAATGACCTTTGCGGAAATGGAACCTGAAGCAAAAAATAAAATCAGCCATAGAAAGCAGGCGCTGGATTTGTTTCTGGATTTCTTGAAAGTGAAAGAATAG
- a CDS encoding DUF4349 domain-containing protein produces the protein MKKFIVLVALSSTFIMCKKGESTVSKLENAANSADSTLSAASEKINEVNNTANAALDSAEVRIKDFENAKEKVKDQFENTSKMVDSLSDKISSVQSELKKERKDSVKKEEKIIVNVPAPKVIKETKIVYKDKPKVENYELNVPKNKMVKTGVLELTVNDAEAARETVKEEVRKYDGFIKSENTSLNNNEKKIAYLKVRVPIQKFEYLMEDLSYNIGTVENKGIEVSGQDFVQNTMCEVDITLYGKEGSYTENKEPKTFGEKTFAAVSSGWDVIMSIFLFILPLWPLFLIIGIGYYFYKKRNKNTPNNDSNSL, from the coding sequence ATGAAAAAATTCATTGTATTGGTTGCTTTATCAAGCACGTTCATCATGTGTAAAAAAGGAGAATCTACAGTATCAAAATTAGAGAATGCCGCTAACTCTGCGGACAGTACTCTTTCTGCAGCTTCTGAAAAAATTAATGAAGTTAACAATACGGCAAATGCAGCACTGGATTCTGCAGAGGTTAGAATCAAAGATTTTGAAAACGCTAAAGAAAAGGTAAAAGATCAGTTTGAAAACACTTCAAAAATGGTCGATTCTCTTTCAGATAAAATCTCCTCCGTACAATCAGAATTAAAAAAAGAAAGAAAAGATTCTGTAAAAAAAGAGGAAAAAATTATAGTGAATGTTCCGGCTCCAAAAGTGATCAAAGAAACCAAAATCGTATATAAAGACAAGCCGAAAGTCGAAAACTATGAACTGAATGTTCCGAAAAACAAAATGGTAAAAACCGGAGTATTGGAGCTTACCGTAAATGATGCTGAAGCTGCAAGGGAAACGGTAAAGGAAGAAGTAAGAAAATATGACGGTTTTATAAAAAGTGAAAACACCTCTTTAAACAACAACGAGAAGAAAATTGCTTATTTAAAGGTGAGAGTTCCCATTCAAAAATTTGAATATCTGATGGAGGATCTCAGCTACAATATCGGGACGGTTGAAAACAAAGGCATTGAAGTTTCCGGGCAGGATTTTGTTCAGAATACCATGTGCGAAGTTGATATTACCCTGTACGGAAAAGAAGGCAGCTACACAGAAAATAAAGAGCCCAAAACATTCGGAGAGAAAACCTTTGCCGCTGTTTCTTCCGGCTGGGATGTAATTATGTCTATTTTCTTATTTATCCTTCCGTTATGGCCTTTATTTTTAATTATAGGTATTGGATATTACTTTTACAAAAAGAGAAACAAAAACACTCCAAATAACGATTCCAATTCACTTTAA
- a CDS encoding ribonuclease Z, whose product MSTYLTILGFNSAIPTVNTSPTAQLLEMEERNFLIDCGEGTQVQLRKAKARFSKINHIFISHLHGDHCFGLPGLIASFRLLGREVPLHVYGPKGIKNMLETIFSITETHRGFEVVYHELDKNVSEKIYEDNRVEVYTIPLDHRIYCNGYLFKEKPKDRHLNMKEIAKYSEIETCDYHNIKAGKDFVLSDGYVLKNETLTVAPAPSVSYAFCSDTRYLESVIPIIKNVTVLYHESTFLHDLKEMADYTGHSTALEAATIAQKADVGKLILGHFSNRYGDLTVFTDEARTVFSNSFLPKALEAVKI is encoded by the coding sequence TTGAGTACTTATTTAACGATATTAGGTTTTAATTCAGCGATACCTACTGTAAATACTTCGCCCACTGCCCAGTTGCTGGAAATGGAAGAAAGAAATTTCCTGATCGATTGTGGTGAAGGAACGCAGGTTCAGCTGAGAAAAGCTAAAGCAAGATTTTCAAAGATCAATCATATATTCATTTCACATCTTCATGGTGACCATTGTTTCGGTTTGCCCGGACTTATTGCGTCATTCCGTTTGTTAGGAAGAGAAGTTCCTTTACATGTGTACGGTCCCAAAGGAATCAAAAATATGCTGGAAACCATTTTTTCCATTACAGAAACCCATAGAGGATTTGAAGTGGTTTATCATGAACTGGATAAGAATGTTTCTGAGAAAATTTATGAAGACAACAGAGTAGAGGTCTATACCATTCCGCTGGATCACAGAATTTATTGCAATGGCTATCTTTTTAAGGAAAAACCAAAAGACAGACATCTCAATATGAAAGAGATCGCAAAATACAGCGAGATTGAAACCTGTGATTACCATAATATAAAAGCAGGAAAAGACTTTGTATTGAGTGATGGGTATGTGCTGAAAAATGAAACTTTAACGGTTGCTCCGGCTCCATCCGTTTCTTATGCTTTTTGCAGTGATACGAGGTATCTGGAGAGTGTAATTCCGATCATTAAAAATGTAACGGTTTTGTATCATGAATCTACGTTTTTGCACGATTTGAAAGAAATGGCGGATTATACAGGACATTCAACCGCTTTGGAAGCAGCAACAATTGCACAGAAAGCAGATGTCGGAAAATTGATTTTGGGGCATTTTTCTAACCGATACGGAGATTTGACGGTATTTACAGACGAAGCAAGAACTGTTTTTTCCAATTCGTTTTTACCAAAGGCTTTGGAAGCTGTGAAAATTTAA
- a CDS encoding DUF1003 domain-containing protein, with translation MKKYNERAEFLERIANGITWWIGSIPSLIVHTLFFIISFLLPILHIVEFDKMLLILTTVVSLEAIYLAIFIQMSVNKSHEKIEDIQEDIEDIQEDIEEISEDIEEISEDIEEINEDIEDIQEDIEEINEDEDEEDHSERAKAVMLKSNVNSNKNQIKSLKDKIQELQDMIDELKKD, from the coding sequence ATGAAAAAATATAATGAAAGAGCAGAGTTTTTAGAGAGAATTGCCAACGGAATTACCTGGTGGATTGGTTCTATTCCGTCCCTCATTGTGCATACGTTGTTTTTTATTATTTCGTTTCTTCTTCCCATATTGCATATTGTAGAGTTTGATAAAATGCTTCTTATTCTTACCACTGTGGTTTCTTTAGAAGCTATTTACCTTGCGATTTTCATCCAGATGTCTGTGAATAAAAGCCACGAAAAAATTGAAGATATCCAGGAAGATATTGAAGATATCCAGGAAGACATTGAGGAAATCAGTGAAGATATTGAGGAGATCAGCGAGGATATTGAAGAAATTAATGAGGATATAGAAGATATTCAGGAAGATATTGAAGAAATCAATGAAGACGAAGATGAGGAGGATCACAGTGAAAGAGCTAAAGCGGTGATGCTGAAAAGTAATGTTAACTCAAATAAAAATCAAATCAAATCTTTAAAAGATAAAATACAAGAACTTCAGGATATGATTGATGAACTTAAAAAAGATTAA
- a CDS encoding TIGR02757 family protein: MTLSFEELKIFLDEKADQYNQVDFIENDPIQIPHRFSLKQDIEIAGFLAATISWGNRKAIIKSADKMLDVMGNSPYDFVMNHSEAELKALQNKSIHRTFNGEDFGYFIRQFQRIYRENESLENLFTIQDLEINFQHAIERFRSQFLGTEKHRSHKHISSPYKNSSTKRIIMFLRWMVRKDKRGVDFGIWKNVDQRFLSIPLDVHTGNISRKLGLVTRTQNDWKTVEELDVTIRKFDDKDPAKYDFALFGLGVTKELI; the protein is encoded by the coding sequence ATGACATTGAGTTTTGAAGAATTGAAAATTTTTCTTGATGAAAAAGCGGATCAGTATAATCAAGTGGATTTTATTGAAAATGATCCCATTCAGATTCCGCACCGTTTTTCTTTGAAGCAGGATATTGAGATTGCAGGTTTTTTGGCAGCTACGATTTCTTGGGGAAACAGAAAAGCCATCATCAAATCGGCGGATAAAATGCTGGATGTTATGGGAAATTCTCCTTATGATTTTGTCATGAATCATTCTGAGGCAGAGTTGAAAGCTCTTCAGAATAAAAGTATTCATCGTACCTTTAACGGAGAAGATTTTGGATACTTTATCAGGCAATTTCAAAGAATTTACAGAGAAAACGAAAGTCTGGAAAATTTATTTACCATACAGGATTTAGAAATTAATTTTCAGCATGCTATTGAAAGATTCAGAAGTCAGTTTCTGGGAACGGAAAAGCACAGAAGCCACAAGCACATAAGTTCGCCATATAAGAATTCTTCTACAAAAAGAATCATCATGTTCCTTCGGTGGATGGTTCGCAAAGATAAACGTGGCGTGGATTTCGGAATCTGGAAAAATGTGGATCAGAGGTTTTTATCAATTCCTCTGGATGTGCATACCGGAAATATATCCAGAAAATTAGGGTTGGTGACAAGAACGCAGAATGACTGGAAAACTGTAGAAGAACTGGATGTTACCATCCGTAAGTTTGATGATAAAGATCCGGCGAAGTATGATTTTGCACTGTTCGGATTAGGAGTTACAAAAGAATTAATATAA